From a region of the Lactuca sativa cultivar Salinas chromosome 4, Lsat_Salinas_v11, whole genome shotgun sequence genome:
- the LOC111877079 gene encoding carbon catabolite repressor protein 4 homolog 5 isoform X3, with the protein MEEQSSSTNPQRSFTRKKRKLTIETEPLTLTLIPDHTHTSNHKQKQGRGNSENRKWVYSTRDCSNHKDKFVFVSYNILGVENASKHKDLYINVPPKFLKWKHRLRVIRKEIARYNPSVLCFQEVDRFDDLNTTLQKDGFKGVYQARTGEARDGCGIFWKDEMFSLMHEENIEFKNFGLRDNVAQFCVLKMNGCQTHVDDTENLKTHRSILVGNIHVLFNPSRGDIKLGQVRLFLAKAHRLLETWGNIPIILGGDFNSMPQSAMYQFIASSELNIQHHERKKICGQNCPLHYPTFQCHSNYYSSRWNKEEIRLATGTKHSTYLKHKLKLTSAYHGVPATCLTRDEYGEPLATSFHSRFMGTVDYIWGQTCQHTKTLNIWAVFVKK; encoded by the exons ATGGAAGAACAATCTAGTTCTACGAACCCTCAACGAAGTTTCACCCGAAAGAAACGGAAATTAACCATAGAAACTGAACccttaaccctaaccctaatcccaGATCACACACACACTTCCAATCATAAGCAAAAACAGGGCAGAGGAAATTCTGAGAATCGCAAATGGGTTTACTCTACTCGTGATTGCTCTAATCATAAAG ATAAGTTTGTATTTGTATCGTATAATATACTGGGTGTTGAAAATGCTTCAAAACATAAGGATTTATACATTAATGTTCCCCCGAAGTTTCTGAAATGGAAACATAGACTACGGGTTATACGCAAGGAGATTGCTCGGTATAATCCTAGCGTTTTGTGTTTCCAG GAGGTTGATCGTTTTGATGATTTGAATACAACTTTACAGAAAGATGGATTCAAAGGAGTTTACCAG GCTCGAACTGGAGAAGCACGTGATGGATGTGGTATATTTTGGAAAGATGAAAT GTTTTCCCTTATGCATGAGGAAAACATCGAGTTCAAGAACTTTGGTCTTCGTGATAATGTTGCTCAATTTTGTGTTCTAAAG ATGAATGGGTGTCAAACACATGTTGATGACACTGAAAATCTAAA GACACATCGAAGCATATTGGTTGGAAATATACATGTGCTTTTTAACCCAAGTCGTGGGGATATTAAGCTCGGTCAG GTACGATTATTTCTTGCAAAGGCTCATAGACTTTTGGAGACATGGGGCAATATACCAATTATACTTGGTGGAGATTTTAATAGTATGCCTCAG aGTGCAATGTATCAGTTCATAGCTTCAtcagag TTAAACATCCAACACCATGAACGCAAAAAAATATGTGGGCAGAATTGTCCATTACATTACCCAACATTTCAGTGTCATAGTAATTATTATTCTTCTAG GTGGAATAAAGAAGAAATAAGGTTAGCAACAGGAACAAAACACTCAACTTACCTTAAACACAAACTAAAACTCACAAGTGCATATCATGGAGTTCCT gcGACATGTTTGACAAGAGATGAATATGGAGAACCCTTAGCAACATCTTTTCACTCCAGATTTATGGGGACAGTTGATTACATATG GGGCCAAACGTGCCAACATACAAAAACGTTAAACATATGGGCTgtttttgtaaaaaaataa
- the LOC111877079 gene encoding carbon catabolite repressor protein 4 homolog 5 isoform X2 — protein sequence MEEQSSSTNPQRSFTRKKRKLTIETEPLTLTLIPDHTHTSNHKQKQGRGNSENRKWVYSTRDCSNHKDKFVFVSYNILGVENASKHKDLYINVPPKFLKWKHRLRVIRKEIARYNPSVLCFQEVDRFDDLNTTLQKDGFKGVYQARTGEARDGCGIFWKDEMFSLMHEENIEFKNFGLRDNVAQFCVLKMNGCQTHVDDTENLKTHRSILVGNIHVLFNPSRGDIKLGQVRLFLAKAHRLLETWGNIPIILGGDFNSMPQLNIQHHERKKICGQNCPLHYPTFQCHSNYYSSRWNKEEIRLATGTKHSTYLKHKLKLTSAYHGVPATCLTRDEYGEPLATSFHSRFMGTVDYIWHTGDLMPLKVLETLPIETLEKTEGLPSKRWGSDHLALVCEFAFADADIEALDI from the exons ATGGAAGAACAATCTAGTTCTACGAACCCTCAACGAAGTTTCACCCGAAAGAAACGGAAATTAACCATAGAAACTGAACccttaaccctaaccctaatcccaGATCACACACACACTTCCAATCATAAGCAAAAACAGGGCAGAGGAAATTCTGAGAATCGCAAATGGGTTTACTCTACTCGTGATTGCTCTAATCATAAAG ATAAGTTTGTATTTGTATCGTATAATATACTGGGTGTTGAAAATGCTTCAAAACATAAGGATTTATACATTAATGTTCCCCCGAAGTTTCTGAAATGGAAACATAGACTACGGGTTATACGCAAGGAGATTGCTCGGTATAATCCTAGCGTTTTGTGTTTCCAG GAGGTTGATCGTTTTGATGATTTGAATACAACTTTACAGAAAGATGGATTCAAAGGAGTTTACCAG GCTCGAACTGGAGAAGCACGTGATGGATGTGGTATATTTTGGAAAGATGAAAT GTTTTCCCTTATGCATGAGGAAAACATCGAGTTCAAGAACTTTGGTCTTCGTGATAATGTTGCTCAATTTTGTGTTCTAAAG ATGAATGGGTGTCAAACACATGTTGATGACACTGAAAATCTAAA GACACATCGAAGCATATTGGTTGGAAATATACATGTGCTTTTTAACCCAAGTCGTGGGGATATTAAGCTCGGTCAG GTACGATTATTTCTTGCAAAGGCTCATAGACTTTTGGAGACATGGGGCAATATACCAATTATACTTGGTGGAGATTTTAATAGTATGCCTCAG TTAAACATCCAACACCATGAACGCAAAAAAATATGTGGGCAGAATTGTCCATTACATTACCCAACATTTCAGTGTCATAGTAATTATTATTCTTCTAG GTGGAATAAAGAAGAAATAAGGTTAGCAACAGGAACAAAACACTCAACTTACCTTAAACACAAACTAAAACTCACAAGTGCATATCATGGAGTTCCT gcGACATGTTTGACAAGAGATGAATATGGAGAACCCTTAGCAACATCTTTTCACTCCAGATTTATGGGGACAGTTGATTACATATG GCATACAGGGGACCTTATGCCTTTGAAAGTTCTTGAGACATTACCAATTGAAACTTTGGAAAAAACAGAAGGGCTTCCAAGTAAG AGATGGGGAAGCGATCATCTTGCTCTTGTGTGTGAGTTCGCTTTTGCTGATGCTGATATTGAAGCTCTGGATATATAA
- the LOC111877079 gene encoding carbon catabolite repressor protein 4 homolog 5 isoform X4, giving the protein MEEQSSSTNPQRSFTRKKRKLTIETEPLTLTLIPDHTHTSNHKQKQGRGNSENRKWVYSTRDCSNHKDKFVFVSYNILGVENASKHKDLYINVPPKFLKWKHRLRVIRKEIARYNPSVLCFQEVDRFDDLNTTLQKDGFKGVYQARTGEARDGCGIFWKDEMFSLMHEENIEFKNFGLRDNVAQFCVLKMNGCQTHVDDTENLKTHRSILVGNIHVLFNPSRGDIKLGQVRLFLAKAHRLLETWGNIPIILGGDFNSMPQSAMYQFIASSELNIQHHERKKICGQNCPLHYPTFQCHSNYYSSRWNKEEIRLATGTKHSTYLKHKLKLTSAYHGVPAYRGPYAFESS; this is encoded by the exons ATGGAAGAACAATCTAGTTCTACGAACCCTCAACGAAGTTTCACCCGAAAGAAACGGAAATTAACCATAGAAACTGAACccttaaccctaaccctaatcccaGATCACACACACACTTCCAATCATAAGCAAAAACAGGGCAGAGGAAATTCTGAGAATCGCAAATGGGTTTACTCTACTCGTGATTGCTCTAATCATAAAG ATAAGTTTGTATTTGTATCGTATAATATACTGGGTGTTGAAAATGCTTCAAAACATAAGGATTTATACATTAATGTTCCCCCGAAGTTTCTGAAATGGAAACATAGACTACGGGTTATACGCAAGGAGATTGCTCGGTATAATCCTAGCGTTTTGTGTTTCCAG GAGGTTGATCGTTTTGATGATTTGAATACAACTTTACAGAAAGATGGATTCAAAGGAGTTTACCAG GCTCGAACTGGAGAAGCACGTGATGGATGTGGTATATTTTGGAAAGATGAAAT GTTTTCCCTTATGCATGAGGAAAACATCGAGTTCAAGAACTTTGGTCTTCGTGATAATGTTGCTCAATTTTGTGTTCTAAAG ATGAATGGGTGTCAAACACATGTTGATGACACTGAAAATCTAAA GACACATCGAAGCATATTGGTTGGAAATATACATGTGCTTTTTAACCCAAGTCGTGGGGATATTAAGCTCGGTCAG GTACGATTATTTCTTGCAAAGGCTCATAGACTTTTGGAGACATGGGGCAATATACCAATTATACTTGGTGGAGATTTTAATAGTATGCCTCAG aGTGCAATGTATCAGTTCATAGCTTCAtcagag TTAAACATCCAACACCATGAACGCAAAAAAATATGTGGGCAGAATTGTCCATTACATTACCCAACATTTCAGTGTCATAGTAATTATTATTCTTCTAG GTGGAATAAAGAAGAAATAAGGTTAGCAACAGGAACAAAACACTCAACTTACCTTAAACACAAACTAAAACTCACAAGTGCATATCATGGAGTTCCT GCATACAGGGGACCTTATGCCTTTGAAAGTTCTTGA
- the LOC111877079 gene encoding carbon catabolite repressor protein 4 homolog 5 isoform X1 — translation MEEQSSSTNPQRSFTRKKRKLTIETEPLTLTLIPDHTHTSNHKQKQGRGNSENRKWVYSTRDCSNHKDKFVFVSYNILGVENASKHKDLYINVPPKFLKWKHRLRVIRKEIARYNPSVLCFQEVDRFDDLNTTLQKDGFKGVYQARTGEARDGCGIFWKDEMFSLMHEENIEFKNFGLRDNVAQFCVLKMNGCQTHVDDTENLKTHRSILVGNIHVLFNPSRGDIKLGQVRLFLAKAHRLLETWGNIPIILGGDFNSMPQSAMYQFIASSELNIQHHERKKICGQNCPLHYPTFQCHSNYYSSRWNKEEIRLATGTKHSTYLKHKLKLTSAYHGVPATCLTRDEYGEPLATSFHSRFMGTVDYIWHTGDLMPLKVLETLPIETLEKTEGLPSKRWGSDHLALVCEFAFADADIEALDI, via the exons ATGGAAGAACAATCTAGTTCTACGAACCCTCAACGAAGTTTCACCCGAAAGAAACGGAAATTAACCATAGAAACTGAACccttaaccctaaccctaatcccaGATCACACACACACTTCCAATCATAAGCAAAAACAGGGCAGAGGAAATTCTGAGAATCGCAAATGGGTTTACTCTACTCGTGATTGCTCTAATCATAAAG ATAAGTTTGTATTTGTATCGTATAATATACTGGGTGTTGAAAATGCTTCAAAACATAAGGATTTATACATTAATGTTCCCCCGAAGTTTCTGAAATGGAAACATAGACTACGGGTTATACGCAAGGAGATTGCTCGGTATAATCCTAGCGTTTTGTGTTTCCAG GAGGTTGATCGTTTTGATGATTTGAATACAACTTTACAGAAAGATGGATTCAAAGGAGTTTACCAG GCTCGAACTGGAGAAGCACGTGATGGATGTGGTATATTTTGGAAAGATGAAAT GTTTTCCCTTATGCATGAGGAAAACATCGAGTTCAAGAACTTTGGTCTTCGTGATAATGTTGCTCAATTTTGTGTTCTAAAG ATGAATGGGTGTCAAACACATGTTGATGACACTGAAAATCTAAA GACACATCGAAGCATATTGGTTGGAAATATACATGTGCTTTTTAACCCAAGTCGTGGGGATATTAAGCTCGGTCAG GTACGATTATTTCTTGCAAAGGCTCATAGACTTTTGGAGACATGGGGCAATATACCAATTATACTTGGTGGAGATTTTAATAGTATGCCTCAG aGTGCAATGTATCAGTTCATAGCTTCAtcagag TTAAACATCCAACACCATGAACGCAAAAAAATATGTGGGCAGAATTGTCCATTACATTACCCAACATTTCAGTGTCATAGTAATTATTATTCTTCTAG GTGGAATAAAGAAGAAATAAGGTTAGCAACAGGAACAAAACACTCAACTTACCTTAAACACAAACTAAAACTCACAAGTGCATATCATGGAGTTCCT gcGACATGTTTGACAAGAGATGAATATGGAGAACCCTTAGCAACATCTTTTCACTCCAGATTTATGGGGACAGTTGATTACATATG GCATACAGGGGACCTTATGCCTTTGAAAGTTCTTGAGACATTACCAATTGAAACTTTGGAAAAAACAGAAGGGCTTCCAAGTAAG AGATGGGGAAGCGATCATCTTGCTCTTGTGTGTGAGTTCGCTTTTGCTGATGCTGATATTGAAGCTCTGGATATATAA